Proteins found in one Tamandua tetradactyla isolate mTamTet1 chromosome 3, mTamTet1.pri, whole genome shotgun sequence genomic segment:
- the LOC143675881 gene encoding AP-3 complex subunit sigma-1-like, with protein sequence MHQPLLWPPAPTQSTPPAMIKTVFISTQKPWLSKFHQLCSEYTQEFIREAFHLACKRDENVCNYLGGSDNKLIYRHHATLYFVFCVSSSESELDILDFIQVFVETLDKCFENVCELDSIFPVDKVSLAGTPAHVVLVVKNMNLHEIPPNINISDISIKVLNLSSFK encoded by the exons ATGCACCAGCCCCTACTCTGGCCCCCGGCACCCACACAGTCCACCCCTCCAGCCATGATCAAAACAGTCTTCATCTCCACTCAGAAGCCGTGGCTTTCCAAGTTCCACCAACTGTGCAGTGAATACACACAAGAATTCATCAGGGAGGCTTTCCATTTGGCATGTAAAAGGGATGAAAATGTTTGTAATTACCTAGGAGGATCAGACAACAAACTGATTTACAGACATCATGCCACATTATACTTTGTCTTCTGTGtgagttcctcagaaagtgaacTTGACATTTTAGATTTCATTCAGGTATTTGTGGAAACATTAGACAAGTGTTTTGAAAATGTCTGTGAACTGGATTCAATTTTCCCTGTAGACAAG GTCAGCTTAGCAGGAACTCCAGCCCATGTTGTACTAGTTGTAAAGAATATGAATCTTCATGAGATCCCCCCAAATATTAATATTAGTGACATCAGTATAAAAGTGctaaacctctcttcttttaaataa